Proteins from a genomic interval of Thamnophis elegans isolate rThaEle1 chromosome 2, rThaEle1.pri, whole genome shotgun sequence:
- the LOC116503692 gene encoding olfactory receptor 1F1-like: MAKQNHTDSSNFILMDLSFQSEHQHLLGLLFLSMYLLTVLGNLLIVLLISSDAHLLQTPMYFFLRHLSLADVGFASVTVPKMLQNLLFQVRTISYSGCLMQMYFYMTFANTDNYLLAVMAYDRYMAICHPLLYATRMSHKRCLLLVAICWLLASLNSVLYTLIICEMANQNQTDNSEITLLMISSRPEYQSLFFLLFLSIYLLALLGNFLIVLLIRLDNHLLRAPMYFFLCHLSLADIIFVSTTVPEILINLMSQTQTIAFYECLTQMYFFLTSGNTDNFLLACMAYDRYVAICHPLHYVTVMSHKCCLFLVSGSWIISGLHSLLYTLLISRLSFCTSMEIPYLFCDVYPLLEFSCSNTRHIKFLAQTEGVVDLLGPLAVIIISYALIFSTIMKIPSAAGKCKAVSTCGSHLAVVILFYSTISCLYFQPPSAYSAQKGTFISLLYAMVIPMLNPFIYTLRNQEVKTAIVRLLGRMRAFLRK; this comes from the exons ATGGCAAAACAGAACCATACGGATTCCTCCAATTTCATTCTTATGGATTTATCCTTCCAGTCAGAGCACCAACACCTTCTGGGCTTGCTCTTCCTATCCATGTACCTCCTGACAGTCCTGGGGAATTTACTGATTGTTCTGCTGATTTCCTCAGATGCTCACCTTCTGCAGACCCCCATGTATTTCTTCCTCAGGCATCTTTCTTTGGCAGATGTGGGTTTTGCCTCCGTGACTGTCCCCAAGATGCTGCAAAACCTTCTCTTCCAGGTCAGGACTATTTCCTATAGTGGTTGCTTGATGCAAATGTATTTCTACATGACTTTCGCCAACACAGACAACTAtcttttggctgtgatggcctatGACCGCTATATGGCCATCTGCCACCCACTGCTTTATGCCACACGGATGAGCCACAAGCGCTGCCTCTTACTTGTGGCCATCTGTTGGCTCCTGGCATCCCTCAATTCTGTGCTGTATACATTGATAat CTGTGAAATGGCCAACCAGAACCAAACAGACAACTCAGAAATAACCCTTTTGATGATCTCCAGTAGACCTGAATATCAGAGtcttttcttcttgctttttctgTCCATTTATTTACTGGCCCTTCTAGGGAATTTTCTCATTGTCTTGCTTATCCGCTTAGACAACCATCTCCTTCGGGCCCCAATGTACTTCTTCCTGTGCCATCTCTCCCTGGCTGACATCATTTTTGTTTCCACTACTGTTCCCGAAATCCTGATAAACCTGATGTCCCAGACTCAGACCATCGCTTTCTATGAATGCTTGACCCAGATGTATTTCTTTCTCACCTCTGGTAACACAGATAACTTCCTCCTTGCCTGTATGGCTTATGACCGCTACGTGGCTATCTGTCACCCACTGCATTACGTCACTGTGATGAGCCACAAGTGCTGCCTATTTTTGGTTTCCGGATCCTGGATCATTTCCGGGCTCCACTCTTTACTCTATACCCTTCTGATATCACGACTTTCTTTCTGCACTTCTATGGAAATCCCTTATCTTTTCTGCGATGTCTATCCTCTCCTGGAATTCTCCTGTTCTAATACCAGGCACATAAAGTTCTTGGCACAGACGGAAGGGGTGGTGGATTTGCTGGGGCCTTTAGCTGTCATCATTATCTCCTATGCACTAATATTCTCCACCATCATGAAGATTCCCTCAGCAGCTGGGAAATGCAAAGCGGTTTCCACCTGTGGCTCACATCTGGCGGTGGTGATCTTGTTCTACAGCACTATCAGCTGCCTTTATTTCCAGCCTCCCTCTGCGTACTCAGCCCAAAAAGGCACTTTTATTTCTCTCTTGTATGCAATGGTGATACCAATGCTGAATCCCTTCATCTATACACTAAGGAACCAGGAGGTAAAGACAGCCATAGTGAGACTTCTTGGCAGGATGAGAGCTTTCTTAAGAAAATAA